A genomic stretch from Aminobacter aminovorans includes:
- a CDS encoding DUF1127 domain-containing protein, translating to MNLIRNYRNWRRYRDTVSELSRLSNRELTDLGITRSDIHFVARKAI from the coding sequence ATGAACCTGATCCGCAATTACCGCAACTGGCGCCGCTACCGTGACACTGTCTCCGAGCTGAGCCGCCTGTCGAACCGTGAACTGACCGACCTCGGCATCACCCGCAGCGACATCCACTTCGTCGCTCGCAAGGCGATCTGA
- a CDS encoding alkylphosphonate utilization protein: MSDIIVKDSNGAQLNEGDSVTLIKDLKVKGTSETIKRGTLVKNIRLNGNAGEIECNTKQVKGLVLRTEFVKKA, encoded by the coding sequence ATGTCCGACATCATCGTCAAAGACAGCAACGGCGCTCAGCTCAATGAGGGCGATTCCGTCACATTGATCAAGGACCTGAAGGTCAAGGGGACGTCCGAGACGATAAAGCGCGGCACGCTGGTCAAGAACATCCGCCTGAACGGCAATGCTGGTGAGATCGAATGCAACACCAAGCAGGTCAAGGGGCTGGTGCTGAGGACCGAGTTTGTGAAGAAGGCCTGA
- a CDS encoding glycosyltransferase, whose product MTIPKILHQTWKTDSIPEEFLGWSKSWTKYNPGWRHILWSDRMLLDFVAENYPEYLDTYCGYRVGVQRADAARYMLLHHFGGVYADLDCECVAPFDGLLDENRVILCKEPKSQSDAQTRLRNLPHLLFNGTMASPKGHPFWPHLLAYLPLVKDARDVLDATGPCLLTAAQLSFADQSAFAIHPHELFSPADSGGSSMEVATPATLSVHHWAGTWWIKPRPPSLLARLRHSYYQTLHILTKGEQLDVTTAQAAVDPAALKRPPPQGNNIAILVPLRDAADHIAPFLAALARIDHPKKHIKLVFCEGDSSDDSWQRLTQATATLKGTYRDVVLLKKDLGIKMERSKRWKPKLQRKRRAAIAAVRNHLIRHGLDASDDWALWIDIDVWRYPSDAISRLIASGGRIVVPNCAVAPGGGSFDMNSFATLRKPKDYRYYRALRGGLYQPPAKENTRLYLSDLRHLDSVNLDGVGGTMLLVDAALHRGGLNFPEIPYKFLLETEGFAALANDLGVVPLGLPKIEVLHVPW is encoded by the coding sequence ATGACAATTCCCAAAATTCTTCATCAGACCTGGAAGACTGACAGCATTCCCGAGGAATTCCTCGGCTGGTCGAAGAGTTGGACGAAATACAATCCGGGCTGGCGGCACATCTTGTGGAGCGACAGAATGCTGCTCGACTTCGTCGCCGAAAATTATCCTGAATATCTCGATACCTATTGCGGCTACCGTGTCGGGGTCCAACGCGCCGATGCCGCACGATACATGCTGCTGCACCATTTCGGCGGGGTTTATGCCGACCTCGATTGCGAATGCGTCGCGCCGTTCGATGGCCTGCTGGACGAAAACCGCGTCATCCTGTGCAAGGAACCCAAAAGTCAGTCGGACGCACAGACACGCCTGCGTAATCTGCCTCATCTTCTCTTCAATGGGACGATGGCGAGCCCAAAGGGGCACCCGTTCTGGCCGCACCTGCTCGCCTATTTGCCATTGGTCAAGGATGCGCGGGACGTTCTCGATGCCACCGGCCCGTGCCTGTTGACGGCGGCGCAACTCAGCTTCGCCGACCAGTCAGCCTTTGCGATCCATCCGCATGAACTTTTCAGCCCGGCAGACAGTGGCGGCAGCTCGATGGAAGTCGCGACGCCCGCGACACTGTCCGTTCATCACTGGGCCGGCACATGGTGGATCAAGCCCAGGCCACCGTCACTGCTGGCACGTCTGCGGCACAGCTATTACCAAACACTGCATATCCTGACCAAGGGCGAGCAACTCGATGTTACTACTGCGCAGGCGGCAGTCGATCCTGCTGCCCTCAAACGTCCGCCCCCCCAGGGAAACAACATCGCGATACTTGTTCCGCTGCGCGATGCCGCCGACCACATCGCACCATTCCTCGCCGCCCTCGCCCGGATCGATCATCCAAAGAAGCACATTAAATTGGTGTTCTGCGAGGGCGACAGCAGCGACGACAGCTGGCAAAGACTGACGCAGGCGACCGCGACGCTCAAGGGTACCTATCGCGACGTCGTGCTGCTCAAGAAAGACCTTGGCATCAAGATGGAAAGGTCGAAGCGCTGGAAGCCCAAGCTTCAACGCAAGCGCCGCGCAGCGATTGCGGCCGTGCGTAACCATCTTATCCGCCACGGGCTCGATGCCAGCGACGACTGGGCGCTGTGGATCGACATCGACGTCTGGCGTTATCCCTCAGACGCCATCTCGCGCCTGATCGCTTCAGGCGGCAGGATCGTCGTTCCCAACTGCGCGGTGGCGCCGGGCGGCGGCAGCTTCGACATGAACAGCTTTGCCACCCTCCGCAAGCCGAAGGATTACCGCTACTACCGCGCGCTGCGCGGCGGGCTCTACCAGCCTCCGGCAAAGGAAAACACCAGGCTCTACCTCAGCGACCTGCGTCACCTCGACAGCGTCAATCTAGACGGCGTCGGTGGGACGATGCTGCTCGTCGACGCAGCGCTGCATCGCGGCGGCCTCAACTTTCCGGAGATACCCTACAAGTTCCTGCTCGAAACCGAGGGCTTTGCCGCCCTTGCCAACGATCTCGGCGTCGTGCCGCTCGGGTTGCCCAAGATCGAGGTGCTGCACGTCCCCTGGTAA
- the tig gene encoding trigger factor, translating into MQVTETLNSGLKREIKVSVPAGDMEARLEKRLSAAKDKVRINGFRPGKVPMQHMRKMYGKSFMAEVVNEILTDSTRTIIAERGEKAAMQPDVVMTEDEKEAEKILAGGADFEFSLSYEVIPAIEIKDFTDIKVLRPVYDVPESEIDEQVNRVAESARTYEPKTGKASEGDRVTIDYVGKIDGVAFDGGTGGDQPLVLGSKEFIPGFEDQLIGAKAGDEKLVTVTFPENYQAGHLAGKEATFDVTVKEVAAPGKLEVNDETAKNLGLESLEKLRDIVRGQIENQFGAMTRQKVKRQLLDQLDGAYQFEAPSKLVEAEFGNIWSQVTRDLEIAGRTFADEETTEEEARAEYQRLAERRVRLGLVLAEIGEKSGVTVSDEELQRGLFDTVRRYPANQQQEVFDFYRNNPSALVNLRAPLFEEKVVDHLLSQISVTDKKVTKEELLADDEDETSAKPAKKASAKKADKAEKAEGEEPKKKAAPKKKAKEADAE; encoded by the coding sequence ATGCAGGTCACCGAAACGCTCAACTCCGGCCTCAAGCGCGAGATCAAGGTCTCGGTCCCTGCCGGCGACATGGAAGCCCGTCTCGAGAAGCGGCTTTCGGCTGCCAAGGACAAGGTCCGCATCAACGGTTTCCGTCCTGGCAAGGTGCCGATGCAGCATATGCGCAAGATGTACGGCAAGTCCTTCATGGCTGAAGTGGTCAACGAGATCCTGACCGACTCGACCCGCACGATCATCGCCGAGCGCGGTGAAAAGGCCGCGATGCAGCCCGACGTCGTGATGACCGAGGACGAGAAGGAAGCCGAGAAGATCCTCGCCGGCGGCGCCGATTTCGAGTTCTCGCTGAGCTACGAAGTCATTCCGGCAATCGAGATCAAGGACTTCACCGACATCAAGGTGTTGCGCCCGGTCTACGACGTTCCGGAAAGCGAGATCGACGAGCAGGTCAACCGCGTCGCCGAATCGGCGCGCACCTATGAGCCGAAGACCGGCAAGGCCAGTGAAGGTGACCGCGTCACCATCGACTATGTCGGCAAGATCGACGGCGTTGCCTTCGACGGCGGTACGGGCGGCGACCAGCCGCTGGTGCTCGGCTCGAAGGAGTTCATCCCCGGCTTCGAGGACCAGCTGATTGGTGCCAAGGCCGGCGACGAGAAGCTCGTCACCGTGACCTTCCCGGAGAACTACCAGGCCGGACATCTGGCCGGCAAGGAAGCCACCTTCGACGTCACCGTCAAGGAAGTTGCTGCCCCCGGCAAGCTTGAGGTCAACGACGAGACCGCGAAGAACCTCGGCCTCGAGTCGCTCGAGAAGCTGCGTGACATCGTTCGCGGCCAGATCGAGAACCAGTTCGGCGCCATGACGCGCCAGAAGGTCAAGCGTCAGCTGCTCGACCAGCTCGATGGCGCCTACCAGTTCGAGGCTCCCTCCAAGCTCGTCGAAGCCGAGTTCGGCAACATCTGGAGCCAGGTGACCCGCGACCTCGAGATCGCCGGCCGCACCTTTGCCGACGAAGAGACGACGGAAGAAGAAGCCCGCGCCGAATACCAGCGCCTCGCCGAGCGCCGCGTGCGCCTCGGCCTGGTTCTCGCCGAGATCGGCGAGAAGTCCGGCGTGACGGTTTCCGACGAGGAGTTGCAGCGCGGCCTGTTCGACACGGTTCGCCGCTACCCGGCCAACCAGCAGCAGGAAGTGTTCGACTTCTATCGCAACAACCCGTCCGCGCTGGTCAACCTGCGCGCGCCGCTGTTCGAGGAAAAGGTCGTCGATCACCTGCTGTCGCAGATCTCCGTCACCGACAAGAAGGTGACCAAGGAAGAACTGCTCGCCGACGACGAGGACGAGACTTCTGCAAAGCCGGCCAAGAAGGCTTCGGCCAAGAAGGCAGACAAGGCTGAGAAGGCAGAGGGCGAAGAGCCCAAGAAGAAGGCCGCTCCGAAGAAGAAGGCCAAGGAAGCCGACGCCGAATAA
- a CDS encoding GDYXXLXY domain-containing protein: MMARYKLVVAAIVLALAQIGFLGSMIVGRAAILRDGKEVLLKVEPVDPRDLLRGDYVRLGYDISRIEVEKIANLPQGELTSVEGPVVVRLKKDPDGYWRATSAWLGSAETPAPGDEVDILGHISNGWSLTPGSTVSVDYGIERFYVPEGEGLAIEEEMRKRNADAEPELRSFGIKVAVDSSGTGQIKALMDGDTMLFEEPLY, encoded by the coding sequence ATGATGGCCCGCTACAAGCTCGTTGTCGCCGCCATCGTTCTGGCACTGGCGCAGATCGGTTTTCTAGGCTCGATGATCGTGGGACGCGCAGCGATCCTGCGTGACGGCAAGGAAGTCCTGCTCAAGGTCGAACCCGTCGATCCGCGCGACCTGTTGCGCGGCGATTATGTCAGGTTGGGCTATGACATTTCACGCATAGAGGTGGAGAAGATCGCCAATTTGCCCCAGGGCGAACTGACGAGTGTGGAAGGACCTGTGGTCGTGCGCCTGAAGAAGGATCCCGACGGCTACTGGCGGGCGACATCGGCCTGGCTGGGGTCTGCGGAGACGCCTGCGCCGGGTGACGAGGTCGATATCCTCGGCCACATCTCCAATGGCTGGAGCCTGACGCCGGGCTCGACCGTCAGCGTCGACTATGGCATCGAGCGCTTCTACGTGCCCGAGGGCGAGGGGCTGGCAATCGAGGAGGAGATGCGCAAGCGCAACGCCGATGCCGAGCCCGAATTGCGCAGTTTTGGCATCAAGGTTGCGGTCGACAGCAGCGGCACCGGCCAGATCAAGGCACTGATGGATGGCGACACCATGCTGTTCGAGGAGCCGCTCTATTAG
- the map gene encoding type I methionyl aminopeptidase: MVSYLDAATAPLRNTGQIRLYGAEAFEGMRKACQLTASCLDELVDRVAPGVTTDAIDRFVFEYGMDHGALPATLNYRGYTKSSCTSINHVVCHGIPDNKPLKDGDVVNIDVTYILDGWHGDSSRMYPVGTIKRAAERLLEVTHECLMRGIAAVRPGARTGAIGAAIQTFAEAERCSVVRDFCGHGVGALFHDAPNILHYGNANEGVEMRQGMIFTIEPMINLGRPHVKVLSDGWTAVTRDRSLSAQYEHTVGVTATGCEIFTLSPKGLDRPGLPA; encoded by the coding sequence ATGGTCAGCTATCTCGACGCCGCCACGGCGCCCCTCAGGAACACCGGCCAGATTCGTCTTTACGGCGCCGAGGCTTTCGAAGGCATGCGCAAGGCATGCCAGCTCACAGCCAGTTGCCTCGACGAGCTGGTAGACCGCGTCGCACCAGGGGTTACGACCGACGCCATCGACCGCTTCGTCTTCGAATACGGCATGGACCACGGCGCGCTGCCGGCGACGCTGAACTATCGTGGCTACACCAAGTCGTCCTGCACCTCGATCAATCACGTCGTCTGCCACGGCATTCCCGACAACAAGCCGCTCAAGGACGGCGACGTCGTCAACATCGACGTCACCTATATTCTGGACGGCTGGCACGGCGATTCGAGCCGGATGTATCCGGTCGGCACCATCAAGCGCGCCGCCGAGCGGCTGCTCGAAGTCACCCATGAGTGCCTGATGCGCGGCATCGCCGCCGTCCGTCCGGGCGCGCGTACCGGCGCCATTGGTGCGGCCATCCAGACCTTTGCCGAAGCCGAGCGCTGCTCGGTGGTGCGCGACTTCTGCGGCCACGGCGTCGGCGCGCTGTTCCACGACGCGCCCAACATCCTGCACTATGGCAACGCCAATGAAGGCGTCGAGATGCGCCAGGGCATGATCTTTACCATCGAGCCGATGATCAATCTTGGCCGGCCGCATGTGAAGGTGTTGTCAGACGGCTGGACGGCGGTCACCCGCGACCGCTCGCTGTCAGCCCAATACGAGCACACTGTCGGCGTCACGGCCACCGGCTGCGAGATCTTCACGCTGTCGCCCAAGGGGCTCGACCGTCCGGGCCTGCCCGCTTAG
- a CDS encoding SH3 domain-containing protein, with amino-acid sequence MTQDLPSKARFDDRPARAANKYKTENAERKDVAVTRPKVNVAPRPQADVARPKADVAPRKLAAVPKPKADIPARKVAAATPAARERAPRKPAGEIETASITRPPTPLPRPKSTAAEAAPKSASAGAAALNVLYTSTAVYLRQRPSVSAPVTSSLKQGESVRVFARDGKWTLVSASGRKGWVHGELLRPADPAAPRPKQTLGHTANTTTPG; translated from the coding sequence ATGACGCAGGATCTGCCCAGCAAAGCGCGCTTCGACGATCGCCCGGCCCGGGCAGCAAACAAGTACAAGACGGAAAACGCCGAGCGAAAGGATGTCGCCGTCACACGGCCGAAGGTCAATGTAGCGCCACGCCCGCAAGCTGACGTGGCACGTCCGAAGGCTGATGTCGCGCCGCGCAAGCTGGCTGCCGTACCGAAGCCCAAAGCCGACATTCCGGCCCGAAAGGTGGCAGCTGCAACACCTGCGGCCAGAGAACGTGCTCCGCGCAAGCCGGCCGGCGAGATCGAGACCGCCTCGATCACACGTCCGCCTACGCCGTTGCCACGGCCGAAATCAACCGCTGCCGAAGCAGCACCCAAATCCGCGAGCGCCGGTGCGGCCGCCCTCAACGTGCTCTACACCAGCACCGCGGTCTATCTGCGCCAGCGTCCAAGCGTTTCCGCCCCCGTCACTTCGAGCCTCAAGCAGGGTGAGAGCGTCCGAGTGTTCGCGCGTGACGGCAAATGGACGCTGGTCTCGGCCTCCGGGCGCAAGGGCTGGGTGCATGGCGAGTTGCTGCGGCCGGCAGACCCTGCCGCTCCGCGCCCGAAACAGACCCTCGGCCACACCGCCAACACCACCACGCCCGGCTGA
- a CDS encoding DUF2157 domain-containing protein, whose amino-acid sequence MASYATKVKNDIGRWVASGLVDRATGDALIRDVEANERNGLNFGSILAMMAALLFAAAILILIAANWEAIPRAGRVGALFAVIFASYVGGALLKQRDHGGFAEALWLIGAAAFGGSIALIGQMYHFSGDEAAAIVTWSIGTAIAAAALRSNALTVAAVGIADAWLVTKGFELFRRSEFPHLFIAFMAAYWALSFWTQSRSARHLIALSVILYAVLLGFHYESLEVGVVLALVSAALLAVAALAPAASERVAQLGGRLSLHALIGFLSGIGMVQLDQIDDGGFVIVAAVALAVIAAVIVFLGRESRGLRWIAYIGFAFELAIVYMVTVGSMLGTAGFFFAAAIILAGLAYAIIRIERGMKSQPVQGAA is encoded by the coding sequence ATGGCGAGCTATGCCACAAAGGTGAAGAACGACATTGGCCGATGGGTCGCCAGCGGGCTCGTCGACCGCGCGACCGGCGATGCGCTGATCCGCGATGTCGAGGCCAACGAACGAAACGGGCTGAATTTCGGTTCGATCCTCGCCATGATGGCGGCACTGTTGTTCGCTGCGGCGATCCTGATCCTCATCGCCGCCAATTGGGAAGCGATACCGCGCGCGGGGCGCGTTGGTGCGCTGTTTGCCGTGATATTTGCGAGCTATGTCGGCGGAGCCCTGCTCAAGCAGCGTGACCATGGTGGCTTCGCCGAAGCCTTGTGGCTGATCGGGGCCGCGGCCTTCGGCGGCTCCATTGCGCTGATCGGCCAGATGTATCACTTCTCCGGTGACGAGGCGGCGGCGATCGTCACCTGGTCGATAGGCACAGCCATCGCCGCGGCAGCGCTGCGCTCGAATGCACTGACGGTCGCAGCAGTCGGCATCGCCGATGCGTGGCTGGTGACGAAGGGCTTCGAGCTGTTCCGCCGCTCGGAGTTCCCGCATCTCTTCATTGCATTCATGGCCGCGTATTGGGCGCTGTCGTTCTGGACGCAGAGCCGCTCTGCCCGGCATCTGATCGCGCTGTCGGTCATTCTTTATGCAGTGCTGCTCGGCTTTCACTACGAGTCGCTGGAGGTCGGGGTTGTGCTGGCGCTGGTCTCGGCAGCCCTGCTCGCCGTTGCAGCGCTCGCGCCGGCGGCTTCGGAACGTGTTGCCCAGCTTGGCGGGCGATTGTCGCTGCATGCACTGATCGGCTTCCTCTCCGGCATCGGCATGGTTCAACTCGACCAGATCGATGACGGAGGCTTTGTCATCGTTGCCGCCGTGGCGCTGGCGGTTATTGCGGCCGTGATCGTCTTCCTTGGCCGCGAGAGCCGCGGCTTGCGCTGGATCGCCTATATCGGCTTCGCCTTCGAGCTGGCCATCGTCTATATGGTGACGGTCGGCTCCATGCTGGGCACGGCGGGCTTCTTCTTCGCTGCTGCAATAATTCTCGCTGGCCTCGCTTATGCGATCATCCGCATCGAGCGAGGCATGAAATCACAGCCAGTGCAGGGAGCAGCATGA
- the trmFO gene encoding methylenetetrahydrofolate--tRNA-(uracil(54)-C(5))-methyltransferase (FADH(2)-oxidizing) TrmFO, giving the protein MSTKPIHIIGGGLAGSEAAWQVASAGVPVILHEMRGVRGTDAHKTDGLAELVCSNSFRSDDAETNAVGLLHAEMRLAGSLIMSAGDANQVPAGGALAVDRDGFSNAVTARLEAHPLISIVREEITGLPPEDWDKTIIATGPLTAPSLAEAIAASTGADALAFFDAIAPIVHFDSIDMSVCWFQSRYDKVGPGGTGKDYINCPMDKEQYDAFVQALLDGQKTEFKEWEGTPYFDGCLPIEVMAERGRETLRHGPMKPMGLTNAHNPTVKAYAVVQLRQDNALGTLYNMVGFQTKLKHGEQVNVLRMIPGLENAEFARLGGLHRNTYLNSPTLLDSTLQLKSRPGLRFAGQITGCEGYVESAAIGLLAGRFAAAERLGQAISAPPVTTAFGALLNHITGGHIVSDDEPGKRSFQPMNVNFGLFPVMEAPKVEGKRLRGKEKTVAKKKAMTARALVDCRAWLGMAPAAQAAE; this is encoded by the coding sequence ATGAGCACAAAACCTATTCACATCATCGGCGGCGGTCTCGCCGGGTCGGAAGCGGCATGGCAGGTGGCTTCGGCCGGCGTACCTGTCATCCTGCATGAAATGCGCGGCGTGCGCGGCACAGACGCGCACAAGACCGACGGCCTGGCCGAACTGGTCTGCTCCAACTCGTTCCGATCGGACGATGCCGAAACCAACGCCGTCGGCCTGCTGCACGCAGAGATGCGGCTTGCAGGTTCGCTGATCATGAGCGCCGGCGACGCCAACCAGGTTCCTGCAGGCGGCGCGCTCGCCGTTGATCGCGACGGCTTCTCCAATGCCGTCACCGCACGGCTCGAGGCGCATCCGCTGATATCAATCGTCCGAGAGGAAATCACCGGCCTGCCGCCTGAGGACTGGGACAAGACGATCATCGCCACCGGCCCGCTGACAGCACCTTCGCTCGCCGAGGCGATCGCCGCCAGCACCGGCGCCGACGCGCTCGCCTTCTTCGATGCAATTGCGCCGATCGTCCATTTCGACAGCATCGACATGAGTGTCTGCTGGTTCCAGTCGCGCTACGACAAGGTCGGTCCCGGCGGCACCGGCAAGGACTACATCAACTGCCCGATGGACAAGGAGCAGTACGACGCCTTTGTCCAGGCGCTGCTCGACGGCCAGAAGACCGAATTCAAGGAGTGGGAAGGCACGCCCTATTTCGATGGCTGCCTGCCGATCGAGGTGATGGCGGAACGCGGCCGCGAAACCTTGCGCCATGGTCCGATGAAGCCGATGGGCCTGACCAACGCGCATAACCCGACGGTCAAGGCCTATGCGGTTGTCCAGTTGCGTCAGGACAATGCGCTGGGCACGCTCTACAACATGGTCGGTTTCCAGACCAAACTGAAGCATGGCGAGCAGGTCAATGTGCTGCGCATGATCCCGGGCCTGGAAAACGCCGAGTTCGCCCGTCTTGGCGGCCTGCACCGCAACACCTATCTTAACTCGCCGACCCTGCTCGACTCGACGCTACAGCTCAAGTCTCGACCCGGCCTGCGTTTCGCCGGCCAGATCACCGGCTGCGAAGGATATGTCGAAAGTGCTGCCATAGGCCTGCTGGCCGGCCGCTTTGCCGCTGCCGAGCGCCTCGGCCAGGCGATCAGCGCGCCGCCTGTCACCACCGCCTTCGGAGCGCTGCTCAATCACATTACCGGCGGCCATATCGTCTCGGACGATGAGCCAGGCAAGCGCTCGTTCCAGCCGATGAACGTCAATTTCGGCCTGTTCCCCGTAATGGAAGCCCCGAAAGTCGAAGGCAAGCGCCTGCGCGGCAAGGAAAAGACGGTTGCCAAGAAGAAGGCGATGACGGCGCGCGCGCTCGTCGATTGTCGCGCCTGGCTTGGCATGGCTCCCGCAGCCCAGGCAGCGGAGTAG
- a CDS encoding glycosyltransferase family 4 protein, with translation MHATTNASGTTSTADSNGAARSRRSLLVASDAVWPPVSGGDLRNWQNVQALARLGDVLAASVHAPAAPATLDDDRITTLALANAAEAATSPRLAKRRTPIDTRIPQIALSRLLAAARDFKPDAIVVEGIPLFPLLEHLRPLAPTLVLDMHNIESDLARQMMPKTGWLAGLFSKKTRHVRRMRDMELQSLRMVDKVWVCSEQDRDRLHSLSGGRALADVIPNGVPRFDLIPEQLADQPAMSKGQPTLLFVGHLNYPPNLEAARRLATRILPQLQTALGGAKLIIAGRSPHRSLADVAALPDVELIANPDDLGVLYRHAHLAIVPLVSGGGTRLKILEAMAWGLPVVATRLAAEGLGLVDGVDIDFAETDDDLAARAAALCNDAGWFQARRLRARETVTSRYGPEAIASAVRSSLL, from the coding sequence GTGCACGCAACGACAAATGCCTCAGGTACCACCTCCACGGCCGACAGCAATGGCGCGGCCCGGTCGCGACGCAGCCTGCTCGTTGCCTCCGATGCGGTGTGGCCACCCGTTTCGGGTGGAGATCTGCGCAACTGGCAGAATGTCCAGGCGCTTGCCAGGCTGGGCGATGTGCTGGCGGCATCGGTTCATGCACCGGCGGCACCCGCGACGCTCGACGACGACAGGATAACGACACTGGCCCTTGCCAATGCAGCCGAGGCCGCGACCTCGCCGCGTCTCGCCAAGCGCCGGACCCCGATCGACACACGCATCCCGCAAATAGCACTTTCACGCCTCCTGGCGGCGGCACGCGACTTCAAGCCCGATGCCATCGTCGTCGAGGGCATTCCGCTGTTTCCTCTCCTCGAGCACCTGCGCCCACTGGCGCCGACGCTCGTGCTCGACATGCACAACATCGAGTCCGACCTTGCCAGGCAGATGATGCCGAAAACCGGCTGGCTGGCCGGGCTGTTTTCAAAGAAGACCCGCCATGTCAGACGCATGCGCGACATGGAGTTGCAGTCGCTGCGCATGGTGGACAAGGTCTGGGTCTGTTCGGAACAGGATCGAGACAGGCTGCACAGCCTATCCGGCGGCCGGGCCCTCGCCGACGTCATCCCAAATGGCGTCCCCCGCTTTGACCTCATTCCAGAACAATTGGCCGACCAGCCCGCGATGAGCAAGGGCCAGCCGACACTACTGTTCGTCGGCCACCTCAACTATCCCCCGAACCTCGAAGCGGCGCGGCGGCTGGCCACCCGGATCCTGCCACAGCTGCAGACGGCACTCGGCGGCGCCAAGCTGATCATCGCCGGACGCAGCCCCCACCGCAGCCTGGCTGATGTGGCTGCCCTGCCCGATGTCGAACTGATCGCAAATCCCGACGATCTGGGGGTGCTCTACCGCCACGCACATCTGGCGATCGTGCCGCTGGTCAGCGGCGGCGGCACGCGGCTGAAGATACTGGAAGCGATGGCCTGGGGCCTGCCGGTCGTGGCCACCAGGCTCGCCGCCGAAGGTCTCGGCCTGGTCGACGGCGTCGACATCGACTTTGCCGAAACCGACGACGATCTCGCCGCGCGTGCAGCAGCACTATGCAACGACGCCGGCTGGTTCCAGGCGCGGCGGCTTCGTGCCCGCGAAACGGTCACGAGCCGCTACGGTCCAGAAGCCATCGCAAGCGCCGTAAGGTCCAGCCTCTTGTAA
- a CDS encoding DUF1127 domain-containing protein yields the protein MNLLRTYRNWRAYRETVNELGRLSNRQLADLGINRGEIQSIARRAI from the coding sequence ATGAACTTGCTCCGCACTTACCGCAACTGGCGTGCATATCGCGAGACGGTGAACGAGCTTGGCCGTCTGTCGAACCGCCAGCTTGCCGATCTCGGCATCAATCGTGGCGAGATCCAGTCGATCGCCCGCCGCGCAATCTAA
- the radC gene encoding RadC family protein: MATEEHDERDFFGERSLPKPKRETAQEKPHYLGHRDRLRERFSTAGGDTFADYELLELLLFRLIPRADTKPAAKALLARFGTFAEVLGAPVNLLQEVKGIGPAVALDLKIVAAAAKRMTRGEISGREVLSSWNQVLDYCRAAMAFEEREQFRILFLDKKNVLIADEVQQTGTVDHTPVYPREVIKRALELSATAIILVHNHPSGDPAPSRADIDMTRTIIDTAKPLGIAVHDHVIIGKKGFASMKGLLLI, encoded by the coding sequence ATGGCGACCGAAGAACACGACGAGCGCGATTTCTTTGGCGAGCGGTCGCTACCGAAACCCAAGCGCGAAACCGCACAGGAAAAACCCCATTATCTCGGCCATCGCGACCGGCTGCGCGAGCGTTTCTCGACAGCCGGCGGCGACACATTCGCCGACTACGAGTTGCTCGAACTTTTGCTGTTCAGGCTGATCCCGCGCGCCGACACCAAGCCGGCAGCCAAGGCGCTGCTTGCCCGTTTTGGCACCTTCGCCGAAGTGCTGGGCGCACCTGTCAACCTGCTGCAAGAGGTCAAGGGCATAGGACCAGCGGTCGCGCTGGACCTCAAGATCGTTGCAGCTGCGGCAAAACGCATGACGCGCGGCGAGATCAGCGGTCGCGAGGTGCTGTCATCGTGGAACCAGGTGCTCGACTATTGCCGGGCGGCCATGGCCTTTGAAGAGCGCGAGCAGTTCCGCATCCTGTTCCTCGACAAGAAGAACGTGCTTATTGCCGACGAGGTACAGCAGACGGGCACCGTCGATCACACGCCGGTCTATCCACGCGAGGTGATCAAGCGTGCGCTGGAACTGTCAGCCACCGCAATCATCCTCGTGCACAATCACCCGTCGGGCGATCCCGCGCCGTCGCGCGCCGACATCGACATGACCAGGACGATCATCGACACGGCCAAGCCGCTGGGCATCGCCGTGCACGACCACGTCATCATCGGCAAGAAGGGTTTTGCCAGCATGAAGGGCCTGCTGCTGATCTAG